The window AAATTGTCCCGGAACGACTTTTTTAATTCATGAATACCAGTCAGGAGAATTGTTGCCCACATTGATGAATTCCGTGAAGAGACCATCTCCTTTTCAAAGTTTACACATAGGAAATGGAAATCATCAAAATTTCTCAGTGGATGTTCCCTTTGCTAACCGGTTCAATGCGATCAAGCTGAAGAATTCAAATATTTTATTTGCAGTCGGGAGGTATTTGTATGAAACTTCAGGTGAAACAATTCAATTGCGGCAAACTTTTTATGATCATGTGATTTCATTGTATGAAGACAGCAAACAGGTTTTGTGGATCGGTACGGAAGACGGGGTATTCCTTTACGATGAAAATAAACCGGATCAACCTGCCAGACATTATCTGAAAGGGAATTACATCACCGGAATTCTGGAAGATGATGAAGGAGGATATTGGTTTTCAACTTTGAAGAGTGGCGTATTTTATACTCCGGGATATGGAGTGTATGGTATTCAATACTCGGATGAAGCAAGGATACGTCCCTTGAGTCTTGCAAGTGATATGGATTCCACATTGTATGTTGGATTTTGGTCGGGAGCAATGATGATTCGTAAAGGAAATACAAGTAAGGTAATTCTGGATCCAACCCGTTATGTCATGGATCAACCAATGAATCGCATCACTACTTTTCCGGATGAAGGAAAAATATTTTTAAGTTGTTTTAAGCCGGGATATTTTCAGGAAGGGAAAATGCATTTCCTGAAGTCGAAATACATTCTTGGTATCAAAACCAACTACGTTCGCTCTCGTACAGGAGATTATTTTACTGCAGGCTCCGGAACAATATTTAAGTTTACGAATGATACACTTACCGCTGCATTTCCAACGGATCAGCGTATCAATTGTCTGGGTTTGTCATATCAAGGCGATGTTCTTATTGGAAGTAACAGAGGTGTCTTTCAACTGAATGAAAATACCGGGAAACTTGAATCCTTTCATTCAGGTCTTGATGATATCAGGGTTGATGATATCTGTTTGAGAAGAGACGTTTTGGTATTTGCTACAAAAGGTAGAGGAGTTTTATTCCTGAGTAAGGATACGATTCTTGAGATTGATGAGTCGAAAGGACTTTGCAGTGATCTTGTTAATAAAGTGATAGTTGATGGTAATGATGTTTGGTGCGCGACCAACAAGGGGATTGGTCACATTCGTTTTAATGGAGAAAGTATCTTAAGTTTCGGTGTCAGAAATATTCAGAATAATAATGGACTGATGAGTGATGAGATTAGTGATCTTGCCTTCATCAACGATACATTGTACGCCGCAGTGAACATGGGGATTTCATTTTTTAGTACAAAATCGGATTTTGAAAATTCAACAGTTCCGCCTGTTCATATTTCAGAATTCCGGGTGAACAATACTGTCAAATCAATTCCCGGCGAATTAAAATTCAGACACACCGAAAATACCATACAAATAAATTTTACCGGAATTTCATACAGGAGCATGGGTAAGTTGGGTTATCGCTATAAACTTATCAATGGAAAAGATACGCTGTCAGCTTACACCACCAACAGGGAAGTGCAGTTTTTGCTCTGCCTCCCGGTAAATACTCATTCGTAGTGTCCGCTGTGAATTCATCTGGAACATGGAGCAGCATACCTGCATTTTTATCCTTTACCATATTACCTGCATGGTGGCAAACAAAGTGGTTCGCCATAGTTGTCGCTTTATTGATCACTCTCTTTATCTTTTTCTCTATTATAACAGGATGCAAAAATCAGGGCGAAATTTGAGATCGAGCAACGTCAGGCCTCCTTGCAACTGACCGCAATCCGGGCACAGATGAATCCACATTTTATTTTCAATGTCATGAATTCTATCCGGAATTATATGCAAAGAATGATTCGCGTTCCGCGGAGAAATACCTAACCTCGTTTTCAAAACTTGTTCGATACACTTTGGATCATTCCGAAGCACAGGAAGTATCGCTCGAAGAAGAGTTGAGTGCATTGAAAAGTTATACTGAACTGGAAATGCAGCGTTTTGAAAATGGCTTTGAATTTGTTGTGAATGTGGAACAGGGACTGCCTTT of the Bacteroidota bacterium genome contains:
- a CDS encoding histidine kinase encodes the protein MQLTAIRAQMNPHFIFNVMNSIRNYMQRMIRVPRRNT